A single window of Candidatus Omnitrophota bacterium DNA harbors:
- the lspA gene encoding signal peptidase II produces the protein MHSFLRKGLAPFIIAASVVIIDQVTKAVAAAKLTSVGSLPAIGTIVNFTLVKNTGAAFGLFRYQTVVLVVISVIAIAFTIFYLAKKKPALYLPFSLILGGAAGNLIDRLRFGYVIDFIDVHFWPVFNVADSCITIGAVLLFVVILRGKDASGTV, from the coding sequence ATGCACTCCTTTCTGAGGAAAGGACTGGCGCCTTTTATTATCGCCGCCTCGGTCGTCATCATAGACCAGGTTACCAAGGCGGTAGCGGCAGCGAAATTGACCTCCGTTGGTTCACTCCCCGCGATCGGCACGATCGTAAATTTTACCCTTGTCAAGAATACCGGCGCCGCTTTCGGGCTCTTCAGGTACCAGACCGTAGTTTTAGTTGTCATTTCCGTCATAGCGATAGCGTTTACCATTTTCTATCTGGCAAAGAAGAAACCCGCCCTATACCTGCCGTTCTCGCTCATACTCGGAGGCGCGGCAGGGAACCTGATAGACAGGCTTCGTTTCGGTTATGTAATTGATTTTATAGATGTGCATTTCTGGCCGGTCTTCAATGTCGCGGACTCCTGCATAACGATAGGGGCGGTATTGCTCTTCGTGGTAATTTTGAGAGGCAAGGATGCATCCGGTACTGTTTAA
- the mreC gene encoding rod shape-determining protein MreC translates to MKKFQNKPLTVVAAVSLVIILLIAFESLTNRTTLGLHSILQVPAQIASAVFETGFELLHFKSIANENKRLKRDVAALGSRAAALDEAVSENRRLKGLLSMKDKIGRRSVAAKVTGLDISNWAESLIINKGVKDGIKEDMAALADGVVIGKVTAVGRASSRVSLVSDPEIRVAVVSQRGRASGLMYGIAHGRCIMKFIPKAADIKAGDTVVTSGTSGVYPQGFLVGKVIDVKMEFNMIYQFAVIEPAINPMAVEEVLTVE, encoded by the coding sequence GTGAAAAAATTCCAGAACAAACCTTTAACTGTCGTAGCCGCAGTATCCCTTGTCATTATCCTGCTGATAGCGTTTGAGTCCCTCACGAACAGAACGACCCTGGGCCTCCATTCCATCCTGCAGGTCCCCGCGCAGATAGCCTCCGCCGTATTCGAGACAGGGTTCGAGCTCCTGCATTTCAAAAGTATAGCCAATGAAAATAAAAGGTTAAAGCGCGATGTCGCGGCGCTGGGTTCGCGCGCGGCCGCGCTCGATGAGGCCGTCTCCGAGAACAGGAGGCTCAAGGGCCTGCTCTCAATGAAGGATAAGATCGGCAGGCGCTCCGTGGCCGCCAAAGTGACGGGACTCGACATCTCTAACTGGGCCGAGAGCCTGATAATAAACAAGGGCGTAAAAGACGGTATTAAGGAAGATATGGCCGCGCTGGCCGACGGGGTCGTGATCGGGAAGGTCACAGCCGTCGGCAGGGCGAGTTCCCGCGTATCCCTGGTCAGCGATCCTGAGATAAGGGTCGCGGTCGTATCGCAAAGAGGAAGGGCGAGCGGCCTGATGTACGGCATCGCGCACGGCAGGTGCATAATGAAGTTCATCCCGAAGGCCGCGGACATAAAAGCCGGCGACACGGTGGTGACTTCAGGCACTAGCGGCGTATACCCGCAGGGTTTCCTCGTGGGGAAAGTCATAGACGTAAAAATGGAATTTAACATGATATACCAGTTCGCGGTCATAGAGCCGGCGATAAACCCGATGGCGGTTGAGGAGGTATTGACGGTAGAATGA
- the rodA gene encoding rod shape-determining protein RodA produces MKNGYKLKGEFDYGLVLITAVILLMGLFVIYSASYQKLVSSNANLAMRQVNSAALGLVIAAAIFRIGYQRIIDFSYYIFGLNILFLVLVLVPGIGDVRYGARRWIEFGSFAFQPSEFAKVTFIFALAKYLGDIKEGIAELKALIIPFAMAVVPILLIFKEPDLGTALIFIPILLTMLLIAGARPKYLLFMIGAGLACAPFLWFILKDYQRARLLVFLNPNLDPLGAGYTIIQSKIAIGSGGIFGKGWLSGTQNQLNFLPERHTDFIFSVVGEEWGFIGGALLLFLFYRFVGKGIRIAETTSDTYGKALAYGITTMFAVHVIVNIGMVCGIMPVVGLPLPFVSYGGSFLIMSLACVGILENIKNKRKVF; encoded by the coding sequence ATGAAGAACGGCTATAAGTTAAAAGGCGAATTCGATTACGGGCTCGTGCTCATAACAGCGGTCATCCTGCTCATGGGGCTCTTCGTCATCTACAGCGCCTCGTACCAGAAACTCGTCTCTTCGAACGCGAACCTCGCGATGAGGCAGGTCAATTCCGCGGCGCTCGGCCTCGTCATCGCCGCGGCGATATTCAGGATAGGTTACCAGAGGATAATAGATTTCAGTTATTATATATTCGGCCTTAACATACTGTTCCTGGTCCTTGTCCTCGTCCCGGGCATCGGCGATGTCCGCTACGGGGCGAGGCGGTGGATAGAGTTCGGCTCATTCGCATTCCAGCCGTCGGAGTTCGCGAAGGTGACTTTCATATTCGCGCTGGCGAAGTATCTCGGGGACATAAAGGAAGGGATAGCAGAACTGAAAGCGCTCATCATTCCTTTCGCTATGGCGGTGGTCCCGATACTCCTCATATTCAAGGAGCCTGACCTCGGCACGGCTTTGATATTCATCCCGATCCTGCTCACCATGCTGCTTATCGCCGGGGCGCGGCCGAAATACCTTCTTTTTATGATCGGCGCGGGCCTGGCGTGCGCGCCGTTTTTATGGTTCATCCTGAAGGATTACCAGAGGGCGCGGCTTTTAGTCTTCCTGAACCCGAATCTCGATCCTCTCGGCGCCGGATACACGATCATACAATCCAAGATAGCGATAGGCTCGGGAGGGATCTTCGGGAAGGGGTGGCTTTCCGGGACGCAGAACCAGCTGAATTTCCTGCCTGAACGCCACACGGATTTCATCTTCTCGGTAGTGGGTGAGGAGTGGGGGTTCATCGGGGGCGCCCTGCTCTTGTTCCTTTTTTACAGGTTCGTCGGCAAGGGGATAAGGATAGCCGAAACGACAAGCGACACATACGGCAAAGCCCTCGCCTACGGGATCACCACGATGTTCGCGGTGCATGTGATAGTTAATATCGGCATGGTCTGCGGCATAATGCCTGTCGTCGGCCTGCCGCTTCCTTTCGTATCATACGGCGGTTCCTTCCTCATTATGTCCCTCGCCTGCGTCGGCATTCTCGAGAATATAAAAAACAAACGCAAGGTGTTCTGA
- the mreD gene encoding rod shape-determining protein MreD translates to MSWPRIIITLVIISVLEAGSRNYIKLLGANPELVLIGVLFFSLNSDKEKGAVCGFAGGLLEMVFSGAHPLILVLYGAIGYAAGLYKEALYRHLASAQMIIAAIAVVSSTLIYGLLISSAGFPYYKAVIFITIPVAIYTSLLAPPVFRVLEFFMPSIETDYKEIVFKKKVFEGRRPQ, encoded by the coding sequence ATGAGTTGGCCGCGGATCATCATAACGCTCGTCATTATTTCGGTCCTTGAGGCGGGAAGCCGCAATTACATAAAACTCCTCGGCGCAAACCCGGAACTTGTCCTTATAGGCGTGTTATTTTTTTCGCTTAATTCCGATAAAGAGAAGGGCGCGGTATGCGGCTTCGCCGGCGGGCTCCTGGAGATGGTATTCTCCGGGGCGCATCCGCTGATATTGGTACTTTACGGCGCGATAGGCTACGCCGCAGGTTTATATAAAGAAGCGCTTTACAGGCATCTGGCGTCGGCGCAGATGATAATCGCCGCTATCGCGGTCGTCTCTTCGACCCTTATTTACGGCCTGCTTATCTCTTCGGCCGGTTTTCCTTACTATAAGGCGGTCATCTTCATTACCATACCCGTTGCGATATACACTTCGTTATTGGCGCCTCCGGTCTTCAGGGTCCTCGAGTTCTTCATGCCGTCGATAGAGACGGACTATAAAGAGATAGTCTTCAAGAAAAAGGTATTTGAGGGCAGGCGGCCTCAATAG
- a CDS encoding radical SAM protein: MLTDEMLLGVRKPARYTGGEWNSVVKGDKGIDCRVALCFPDLYEVGMSHLGLKILYSILNDRGDVACERSFAPWHDMEKVMREKGIPLFSLETRRPLGKFDIVGFSLQYELSYTNILNMLDLSGIPIFSKDRDNSAPLVVGGGPCAFNPEPLADFFDCFIIGEAEEALPEVVDAVIENKKTGQGRRRLLERLAALEGVYVPSIPGEVKKRFVADLDSAPFPEKPVVPFIDIVHDRIQIEIMRGCRRSCNFCQACAIYGPNRFRSPEKILSLAENIYKNTGYDEISLVSLSSGDHPQIMEIVASLTKAFKERAVSISFPSIRVEEMTSRLPLELASGRRTGLTFAPEVGSDKMRKVINKNIPPEALKECAYQAFKNNWRRIKLYFMIGLPREEDSDLDAIVDLAREVSETKKKVDGRAADINAAVSVFIPKPHTRFEREAMLPVDEVYRRQRYIREKARRTRVKFVFHDPKMSYLESVFARGDRDLSGALYLAWKSGCRFDSWKENFDLEKWLPVFREAGIDPDRYSLRERGLDEELPWGFIALR, from the coding sequence ATGCTGACCGACGAGATGCTCCTCGGCGTGAGAAAACCCGCCCGGTACACGGGCGGCGAATGGAACAGCGTCGTAAAAGGGGATAAAGGGATAGATTGCAGGGTCGCCTTATGCTTTCCCGACCTCTACGAGGTCGGGATGAGCCATCTGGGGTTGAAGATACTCTACTCCATCCTGAACGACAGGGGCGATGTCGCGTGCGAACGCTCATTCGCTCCCTGGCACGATATGGAAAAGGTCATGAGAGAGAAGGGGATACCGCTCTTCTCGCTCGAGACGAGACGCCCGCTCGGCAAATTCGACATAGTCGGCTTCTCCCTCCAGTACGAGTTGAGTTATACGAATATACTCAACATGCTCGACCTCTCCGGCATACCGATTTTTTCGAAAGACCGCGACAACTCCGCTCCTCTCGTAGTGGGCGGCGGGCCGTGCGCGTTCAATCCCGAACCGCTCGCGGATTTCTTCGATTGTTTCATCATCGGCGAGGCCGAAGAGGCCCTCCCTGAGGTGGTCGACGCCGTGATAGAAAATAAAAAAACCGGGCAGGGCAGGCGCCGGTTGCTGGAGAGGCTTGCCGCGCTCGAGGGCGTCTATGTCCCGTCAATCCCGGGTGAGGTGAAAAAAAGATTCGTCGCCGATCTCGATTCCGCGCCTTTCCCGGAAAAGCCGGTAGTCCCTTTCATAGATATCGTCCATGACAGGATACAGATAGAGATAATGCGCGGCTGCAGGAGGTCGTGCAATTTCTGCCAGGCGTGCGCGATCTACGGGCCTAACCGTTTCCGTTCCCCGGAAAAGATACTCTCGCTGGCCGAGAATATCTATAAAAATACGGGTTATGACGAGATATCTCTCGTCTCTCTCTCGTCCGGGGACCATCCGCAGATAATGGAAATAGTGGCATCCCTTACGAAGGCCTTTAAAGAGAGGGCGGTGAGCATCTCGTTCCCGTCCATCAGGGTCGAGGAAATGACGAGCCGCCTCCCGCTCGAGCTCGCGTCGGGAAGGCGAACCGGGCTTACCTTCGCGCCCGAGGTCGGCAGCGACAAGATGCGCAAAGTGATCAATAAGAATATACCGCCTGAGGCGCTTAAGGAATGCGCCTACCAGGCCTTCAAGAATAATTGGCGCAGGATAAAGCTCTATTTCATGATCGGCCTGCCCAGAGAGGAAGACAGCGACCTCGACGCTATCGTCGACCTGGCCAGGGAGGTCTCCGAGACCAAAAAGAAGGTTGACGGGAGGGCCGCGGATATTAACGCCGCGGTATCGGTATTCATCCCGAAGCCGCATACGAGATTCGAGCGTGAGGCGATGTTGCCGGTTGATGAGGTATACAGGAGGCAGAGGTATATCAGGGAGAAGGCGAGGCGCACAAGGGTGAAATTTGTTTTTCATGACCCGAAGATGAGCTACCTGGAGTCGGTCTTCGCGCGCGGAGACAGGGATCTCTCCGGGGCGCTTTATCTTGCCTGGAAAAGCGGGTGCAGGTTCGACAGCTGGAAGGAAAATTTCGATCTCGAAAAGTGGCTGCCGGTTTTCAGGGAGGCCGGCATAGACCCGGATCGTTATTCATTGAGAGAGCGGGGGTTAGACGAAGAACTTCCCTGGGGATTCATCGCGCTGCGATAA
- a CDS encoding RluA family pseudouridine synthase, which produces MENYTFEVGPEAASARLDQYLVSVLPKTVSRSHLKKLIGAGCILVNGKPAKPHHKVKPGEKIEVSFEEPASPELKAEDIALNIIYEDDDIIVINKQPGIAVHPAPGSRTGTIVNALLNHCRKLSDLNEGRPGIVHRLDKDTSGVMVAAKNNASHAELARQFKDRAVKKNYLALVKGVVELDNGVVDLPIGRHPSNRQKMAVRYDSERKAVTEYKVIKRFDGFTLVKLDLKTGRTHQIRVHMAYIGHPVLGDEKYGSKGNFPRQALHSYYLRLRHPKDGREMEFKADIPDDMRKMMGADFFLAF; this is translated from the coding sequence ATGGAAAATTATACCTTCGAAGTAGGGCCGGAGGCGGCCTCCGCGCGCCTCGACCAATACCTCGTCTCGGTATTGCCTAAGACGGTCTCGCGCTCCCACCTGAAAAAACTTATAGGCGCCGGGTGCATTCTCGTTAACGGCAAACCGGCCAAACCGCACCATAAGGTCAAGCCGGGCGAGAAGATAGAGGTCTCGTTCGAGGAGCCGGCCTCCCCGGAGTTGAAGGCCGAGGATATAGCCCTCAATATAATATACGAAGACGACGACATAATAGTTATAAACAAGCAGCCGGGCATCGCAGTCCATCCCGCGCCCGGCTCGCGTACCGGCACGATAGTCAACGCCCTGCTTAACCACTGCAGGAAACTTTCCGACTTGAACGAGGGCAGGCCGGGGATAGTCCATCGCCTCGACAAGGACACGTCCGGCGTGATGGTCGCGGCGAAAAATAATGCCAGCCACGCGGAACTCGCGAGACAGTTCAAGGACCGCGCCGTAAAGAAGAATTACCTGGCCCTGGTCAAGGGCGTCGTCGAGCTGGACAACGGCGTCGTGGACCTGCCGATCGGCAGGCACCCGAGCAACCGGCAGAAGATGGCGGTCAGGTACGATTCGGAGCGGAAAGCCGTCACGGAATATAAGGTAATAAAGAGGTTCGACGGTTTCACCCTCGTCAAGCTGGACTTGAAGACAGGCAGGACGCACCAGATACGCGTCCATATGGCGTATATCGGCCATCCCGTGCTGGGCGATGAGAAATACGGCTCGAAAGGGAATTTCCCCAGGCAGGCGCTCCATTCATATTATCTCAGGCTGCGCCACCCTAAGGACGGCAGGGAGATGGAGTTCAAGGCAGACATCCCGGACGATATGAGGAAAATGATGGGGGCCGATTTTTTTCTTGCGTTTTAA
- the mrdA gene encoding penicillin-binding protein 2, with protein sequence MRGRIYSIIVDVLFLVILAGLAYLQILRWPLYHDLSRKNHIRLIPMPGLRGTIYDRNGLAIVDNRLSFDVVIIPQEVENVDTTYGRLSLALGISRSRIESIVKKDYTAPFAPITIAGDVDKDLAFRLEEKKQELPGVLVLPRTLRWYIYGERTSHMIGYLSLINKKELERLGDYGYSISDLVGRDGIERAYDKYLKGEDGGTQLEVDATGRLVKILGSKNQKKGTDITLTVDAKLQAYAADCLEGVKGSVVIMDPRNGEILAMVSSPSFDSNIFVERGKGEQAVNYMRSGSHPMLNRAINGQYPAGSIFKIIMSDAGLETKTITEHSTFTCSGKFFLGRAEFDCWKEGGHGPQDLRDAITHSCNVYFYNLGHKLGPNVISEYSQKFGLGKPTGIDIAGESAGLVPSPAWKKARRGQNWYEGETINYAIGQGDLLVTPLQMVEVVSVFATEGNAPRPHLIKKIGNADVQVPKPKTIPVSKAAIGTIKSAMVNVVASDTGTGQRARIEGIKVAAKTGTAQTPNGEPHAWFLGFAPAGDPKIAFVVMVEHGGHGGVTAADIAKKILDFAKDNTEIFK encoded by the coding sequence ATGCGCGGCAGGATCTATTCGATAATAGTAGATGTCTTGTTCCTGGTCATACTGGCGGGGTTGGCCTATCTCCAGATATTGAGATGGCCGCTCTACCATGACCTCTCCAGGAAGAACCACATAAGGCTGATACCGATGCCCGGCCTGCGCGGAACTATCTACGACAGGAACGGCCTCGCCATAGTCGATAACCGCCTTTCTTTCGACGTGGTCATCATCCCGCAGGAGGTGGAGAATGTCGATACGACATACGGCCGTCTCTCCCTGGCCCTGGGCATTTCGAGGTCCCGCATCGAATCGATCGTGAAAAAGGATTATACCGCGCCGTTCGCGCCGATAACCATCGCCGGCGACGTCGATAAGGACCTCGCTTTCCGCCTCGAGGAGAAGAAACAGGAGCTTCCCGGCGTGCTGGTCCTGCCGAGGACCCTTCGCTGGTATATTTACGGGGAGAGGACGTCGCACATGATCGGTTACTTAAGCCTCATAAACAAGAAAGAGCTTGAGAGGCTCGGCGATTACGGATATTCAATAAGCGACCTTGTCGGCCGCGACGGCATCGAGCGGGCCTATGACAAATACCTGAAAGGCGAGGACGGAGGCACGCAGCTGGAGGTGGACGCCACCGGCAGGCTGGTTAAGATCCTCGGGAGCAAGAACCAGAAGAAGGGCACGGATATCACCCTGACCGTCGACGCGAAACTGCAGGCCTACGCGGCCGACTGTCTCGAAGGGGTCAAAGGGTCGGTCGTCATAATGGACCCGCGCAATGGGGAGATTTTAGCCATGGTTTCATCCCCGTCATTCGACTCGAATATATTCGTCGAGCGCGGCAAGGGCGAACAGGCGGTCAATTACATGAGGTCGGGCTCGCATCCGATGCTCAACCGGGCGATAAACGGCCAGTATCCCGCGGGTTCTATCTTCAAGATAATAATGTCTGATGCCGGACTCGAGACGAAAACGATAACCGAACACTCGACTTTTACCTGCAGCGGGAAGTTTTTCCTCGGGAGGGCCGAATTCGACTGCTGGAAGGAAGGAGGGCACGGACCGCAGGACCTGCGCGACGCGATAACGCATTCATGCAACGTTTATTTCTACAATTTAGGGCACAAGCTGGGGCCGAATGTGATCTCCGAATACTCCCAGAAGTTCGGCCTCGGGAAACCTACGGGAATAGATATTGCAGGCGAGAGCGCCGGACTTGTGCCGAGCCCAGCCTGGAAAAAGGCGAGGAGGGGACAGAACTGGTATGAGGGCGAGACGATCAATTATGCCATAGGCCAGGGGGACCTCCTGGTGACGCCGCTGCAGATGGTCGAGGTCGTTTCCGTGTTCGCGACCGAGGGCAACGCCCCGAGACCGCATCTTATAAAGAAGATCGGCAATGCCGATGTCCAGGTACCGAAGCCGAAGACGATACCGGTCTCAAAGGCCGCGATCGGGACCATAAAGTCCGCGATGGTGAACGTCGTCGCCTCGGATACCGGGACAGGACAGAGGGCGAGGATAGAGGGGATAAAGGTAGCGGCGAAGACAGGCACCGCGCAGACGCCTAACGGCGAACCGCACGCGTGGTTCTTGGGTTTCGCGCCCGCCGGCGATCCGAAAATAGCTTTTGTGGTGATGGTCGAACACGGCGGCCACGGAGGCGTGACCGCAGCCGACATAGCGAAGAAGATACTTGATTTCGCGAAGGATAACACGGAAATATTCAAATGA
- a CDS encoding rod shape-determining protein, protein MNIFDVLKRGFNNISGMFSNDMGIDLGTASTLVYVKGQGIVLCEPSVVAIQKGTNHVLAVGEEAKRMLGRTPGSIVAIRPMKDGVIADFEITEAMLRYFINKVHNRRVLVRPRMVIAIPSGITEVEKRAVKDSAERAGAREVYLVEEPIAAAIGVGLPIQEPAGNMIIDIGGGTTEMAVVSLSDVVYSKSIRIGGDEMDDAIIQHLKKTYNLMIGERTAEEIKIKIGSAYPLEEEMTMEVRGRDLVAGLPKTVTISSEEVREALAEPIAAIVEAVRITLERTPPELSADLIERGMVLAGGGGLLRGLDKLLSEQTGLPVHIAEDPITAVALGTGMVLSEIKYLKKVTVTTASKSPESQ, encoded by the coding sequence ATGAACATTTTCGATGTCTTGAAGAGGGGATTTAACAACATCTCCGGCATGTTCTCCAACGACATGGGCATCGACCTTGGCACCGCGAGCACGCTCGTTTACGTAAAAGGCCAAGGGATAGTGCTTTGCGAACCTTCGGTCGTCGCCATACAGAAGGGGACTAACCACGTCCTGGCGGTTGGCGAAGAGGCGAAGCGGATGTTAGGCCGCACCCCCGGTTCGATAGTGGCCATAAGGCCGATGAAAGACGGAGTTATCGCTGATTTCGAAATAACGGAGGCGATGCTCCGTTATTTTATTAATAAGGTCCACAACAGGCGAGTTTTGGTCAGGCCGCGCATGGTCATCGCCATACCTTCCGGCATTACCGAAGTCGAGAAGCGCGCGGTCAAGGATTCTGCCGAGAGGGCAGGCGCCCGCGAGGTATACCTCGTCGAGGAGCCGATAGCCGCCGCGATAGGCGTCGGGCTTCCGATACAGGAACCCGCCGGCAATATGATAATCGATATCGGAGGCGGTACAACGGAAATGGCGGTAGTTTCGCTCTCGGACGTCGTATACTCGAAATCGATCCGCATAGGCGGCGACGAGATGGACGACGCGATAATACAGCACCTGAAAAAGACTTATAACCTCATGATCGGCGAACGCACCGCCGAGGAGATAAAGATAAAGATAGGTTCCGCTTATCCTCTCGAAGAGGAGATGACGATGGAAGTCCGCGGCCGCGACCTGGTCGCCGGCCTCCCGAAGACGGTCACGATCTCTTCCGAGGAAGTGAGGGAAGCCCTTGCCGAGCCGATCGCCGCGATAGTGGAGGCGGTCAGGATAACCCTCGAGCGCACACCGCCGGAGCTTTCCGCAGACTTGATAGAGCGCGGGATGGTCCTGGCCGGAGGCGGCGGGTTGCTGAGGGGGCTGGACAAACTCCTTTCGGAACAGACCGGCCTTCCCGTGCATATAGCGGAGGACCCGATAACCGCGGTCGCCCTCGGGACAGGGATGGTCTTAAGCGAAATAAAATATCTCAAAAAAGTTACGGTTACTACCGCTTCTAAGTCCCCTGAATCACAGTAA
- the lgt gene encoding prolipoprotein diacylglyceryl transferase, giving the protein MHPVLFKIGSYPVYSYGAMLALAFLVCSFLAKRRAAAIGMDGEKVLDLMITLIVSGVIGGRLMFVLLDLDYFRSRPLDIFKLWEGGLAWYGGLILAVISGAVFLRMHKMPLLKTADLIIPYIALGQAIGRIGCFLNGCCYGKATALPIGVVFNAEQGAVLPTQLFESVAMFIVYLILRRRVPSNGRTLFLYLILYSVFRFFIEFLRGDNMLAVMGLTFSQAVSIAIFAAAVILWKIIPSK; this is encoded by the coding sequence ATGCATCCGGTACTGTTTAAGATAGGTTCCTATCCCGTATATTCCTACGGCGCGATGCTCGCGCTGGCTTTCCTCGTCTGCTCATTTCTCGCCAAAAGGCGCGCCGCCGCGATCGGCATGGACGGCGAGAAGGTCCTTGACCTCATGATCACCCTTATCGTATCCGGCGTCATCGGCGGCAGGCTTATGTTCGTACTTTTGGACCTAGATTATTTCAGGTCAAGGCCCCTGGATATATTCAAACTCTGGGAAGGCGGGCTCGCCTGGTACGGCGGCCTCATCCTGGCGGTCATAAGCGGTGCGGTCTTCCTGCGAATGCATAAGATGCCTTTACTGAAGACGGCAGACCTTATAATCCCGTATATCGCCCTGGGCCAGGCGATCGGCCGCATAGGATGTTTCCTGAACGGCTGCTGCTACGGAAAGGCTACGGCGCTGCCTATCGGCGTGGTCTTCAACGCGGAACAGGGCGCGGTCCTTCCGACGCAGCTCTTCGAGTCAGTTGCTATGTTCATCGTCTATCTTATCTTAAGGAGGCGCGTCCCGTCTAACGGGAGGACGCTTTTCCTGTATCTTATCCTCTATTCTGTTTTCAGGTTTTTCATTGAGTTCCTGCGCGGCGACAATATGCTCGCCGTAATGGGATTGACCTTTTCTCAGGCCGTATCAATAGCCATCTTCGCCGCGGCGGTGATATTATGGAAAATTATACCTTCGAAGTAG
- the aroA gene encoding 3-phosphoshikimate 1-carboxyvinyltransferase, translating to MSSATIRPAKRLRGSLALPGDKSISHRAVMLASLANGTSVIKNILHSDDTLTTIEAFRALGIDIKESPDEITIIGRGIKGLKEPAAPIFMRNSGTSMRLLLGILAGQPFAATLTADKGLAARPMRRVTEPLSMMGAKFEGKNNADYAPITVRGGKLNPIDYVSPVASAQVKSAILLAGLYAGRKTSVTEPSKSRDHTERMLKAFGARVSAEGLKVSVEGGANLRAQDIDVPGDISGAAFFMVAATIVKDSAVTLKSVGVNPTRTGIIDILNKMGAKISIENAREIASEPVADITIESAELRGATIEGDLIPRSIDELPVVMVAAAYASGTTIIKGAQELKVKETDRISSMAANLKNMGAKFNLKGDDIVIEGTGLLKGITAMSFGDHRTAMSMAVAGLAAKGDTIIDDTACIAKSYPNFLKDLNSLLA from the coding sequence TTGAGCTCCGCCACTATAAGACCCGCCAAAAGATTACGCGGTTCCCTGGCTTTACCCGGCGATAAGTCCATCTCCCACAGGGCCGTTATGCTCGCCTCGCTCGCTAACGGCACGAGCGTCATAAAGAATATACTCCATTCAGACGATACCCTCACCACGATAGAGGCGTTCCGCGCCCTCGGCATCGATATTAAAGAAAGTCCTGATGAAATAACCATAATAGGCCGCGGCATTAAAGGCCTCAAAGAGCCGGCAGCCCCGATTTTCATGCGCAATTCCGGCACGTCGATGCGCCTGCTCCTCGGCATCCTGGCAGGCCAGCCTTTCGCGGCGACCTTGACCGCTGATAAGGGATTGGCCGCGCGGCCGATGCGCCGCGTCACCGAGCCGCTCTCGATGATGGGCGCTAAATTCGAGGGTAAGAACAATGCCGATTACGCGCCGATAACCGTCCGCGGCGGCAAATTAAATCCCATAGATTACGTCTCTCCGGTCGCGAGCGCGCAGGTAAAATCCGCTATCCTCCTCGCCGGGCTTTACGCCGGCAGGAAGACCTCTGTCACCGAGCCGTCGAAGTCGAGGGACCATACGGAGCGAATGCTCAAGGCGTTCGGCGCGCGTGTTTCCGCAGAGGGGCTGAAGGTATCGGTCGAGGGCGGGGCGAATTTGCGAGCGCAGGATATAGATGTCCCCGGAGATATATCCGGCGCCGCGTTCTTCATGGTCGCCGCGACGATAGTAAAAGATTCGGCAGTGACCCTCAAATCGGTCGGTGTCAATCCCACGAGGACCGGGATAATAGATATCCTCAATAAGATGGGCGCGAAGATCTCGATAGAAAATGCGAGGGAGATAGCTTCAGAGCCGGTCGCCGACATAACCATAGAGAGCGCTGAGCTGCGCGGCGCGACGATAGAGGGAGACCTCATCCCGCGCTCGATAGATGAATTGCCCGTTGTCATGGTCGCGGCCGCTTACGCCAGTGGCACGACTATAATAAAAGGCGCGCAGGAACTCAAGGTCAAGGAGACCGACAGGATAAGTTCTATGGCCGCGAACTTGAAGAACATGGGCGCGAAGTTCAACCTGAAGGGCGACGATATAGTAATAGAAGGCACGGGTTTGCTCAAGGGAATAACCGCGATGAGCTTCGGCGACCACAGGACCGCGATGTCCATGGCAGTCGCCGGCCTCGCGGCAAAGGGCGATACCATTATCGACGACACCGCCTGCATCGCCAAGTCATATCCCAACTTCCTCAAAGACTTAAATTCACTTTTGGCGTAG
- a CDS encoding TraR/DksA family transcriptional regulator codes for MMKIDREELEKYKKMLLKKKEEMLKEVRGVQKDSLNTSQRDASGDLSAYTFHMADVATDSFDREFSLGIATNVQQKILYAIEEALKRIEDKAFGICTECEKQIPKQRLTAMPWAALCLECQAKEDPQKKII; via the coding sequence ATGATGAAGATTGACAGGGAAGAACTCGAAAAATATAAGAAGATGCTCCTGAAGAAGAAAGAGGAGATGCTGAAAGAGGTCCGCGGCGTCCAGAAAGATTCCTTGAATACGTCGCAGAGGGACGCCTCGGGAGACCTGTCGGCATACACTTTCCACATGGCCGATGTCGCTACCGACAGTTTCGACAGGGAGTTTTCCCTCGGCATCGCGACAAACGTCCAGCAAAAGATACTCTACGCTATAGAAGAGGCGCTCAAGCGCATCGAGGATAAGGCCTTCGGCATATGCACCGAATGCGAGAAGCAGATACCCAAGCAGCGCCTTACTGCCATGCCCTGGGCCGCCCTATGCCTCGAGTGCCAGGCTAAAGAGGATCCGCAGAAGAAGATAATCTAA